One genomic segment of Lampris incognitus isolate fLamInc1 chromosome 2, fLamInc1.hap2, whole genome shotgun sequence includes these proteins:
- the ebp gene encoding 3-beta-hydroxysteroid-Delta(8),Delta(7)-isomerase translates to MMETSSETQVLHPYWPRNLSIPSYVANDRSMSEILVFLFSVSGVFLLVTWVITGLEGTNGRMGIWRRLALCWFAVCGFIHSVIEGWFSLYYESIPADQRLLSQLWKEYSKGDSRYVIGDNFTVCMETVTAWLWGPFSFWAVFSFLTNKPYRFVLQLIISLGQLYGAVLYFYTEHRDGYAHSELGHPIYFWFYFVFMNVLWIIIPLVLILDAWSHISSAQMHMDTIRSKKSKRN, encoded by the exons ATGATGGAGACCAGTTCAGAAACTCAGGTTCTTCATCCATATTGGCCACGTAACCTGTCCATTCCCAGCTATGTGGCCAATGACCGATCCATGTCTGAGATCCTAGTGTTTCTCTTCTCTGTGTCGGGGGTATTTCTGCTGGTGACCTGGGTAATCACCGGCCTGGAGGGTACCAATGGCAGAATGGGAATTTGGAGGCGCCTGGCTTTGTGCTGGTTTGCTGTCTGTGGTTTTATACACAGTGTCATTGAGGGCTGGTTCTCACTATATTATGAAAGCATCCCAGCAGACCAGAGGCTTCTCTCACAGCTTT GGAAAGAATACTCCAAAGGAGACAGTCGATATGTAAT AGGTGATAACTTCACTGTCTGTATGGAGACAGTGACTGCGTGGCTATGGGGACCATTTAGCTTTTGGGCAGTGTTTTCCTTCCTGACCAACAAGCCCTACAGATTTGTACTGCAACTCATTATTTCATTAG GCCAGCTGTATGGAGCAGTCCTCTACTTCTACACAGAACACAGAGATGGTTATGCTCACAGTGAGTTGGGACACCCCATCTACTTCTGGTTCTACTTTGTGTTCATGAATGTACTGTGGATCATCATACCCCTGGTGCTTATTTTGGATGCATGGAGCCATATCTCATCAGCCCAGATGCACATGGACACCATAAGGTCAAAAAAGTCTAAGAGGAACTGA